Part of the Cytophagia bacterium CHB2 genome, ATGCTTGACCACAAACGAAACGGCTTTCTCCACCGTGCGCTGTAGAAAAGCGATATCCCAATTCTCGGCAAATTGCCGGATCGGGCTGGAGCCTAGAAACGTGGCCGCTTCAATCGCCATGCCCACGCGCTGCGCGGTTTCAACGATCGGGATGATGTCGGCTTCCACCGTGCGTGCGGCGCAATTGGGAAAGATATTGAGTTTGTTGTTCACGATCTCTTGCGCCAGCGCCAGCACATCGGCGCGCGCCCGCGGCCCGGCGCCCGGCAAGCCAATGTTTGCCGCTTGAATGCCGAGCCGGTGCATGAGATGAAGCATGCCAAATTTTTCGGCAATAGGCGGATCGGTTACCGAAGGCGATTGCAAACCGTCGCGCAGCGTCTCGTCGTCAAACTCGACCGGCTTGCTCGGCTTGAAATGCCCCTCGTGCTTGTTCCAATCATAAATGAGATCGTGTTCATTTAAGCTGGTCATGATTTGCCTCGGGTTGCGAGCTCCTCTTTTCGAATTTCTCTGTCAATCCCGTTCTTCTGTTGCTGCAAGCCTTCATCGGGCAGACAATACCTCGTCATAATATCGTTCCCAATCCGGCATAATTCTTTCGATATCGAACAACTCGGCGCGGGCGCGCGCGTTTTTTGAAAATGCGATTTGCTTGGCCGAATCTGCCAGCAAATCCGAGGCGGCTTCGGCCATGGCTGCGATCTCGCCGACCGGCAACAAAAAGCCGTTCTTGCCGTGCTCGATTACTTCCGGCAGGCCGCCGGCATCGGTGCCAATGACCGGCACGCCGCAATTCATCGCTTCTAATGCAACCAGGCCGAAACTTTCCTGCTCGGTCGGCAGAAGAAAAAGATCGGCGCAATACAGAATTTCTTCGAGATAATCCACCGATCCCAAAAAACTCACGTCATCGCGCAGGCGCAATTCCTTGACCAATTGTTGCACAAACAGGCGTTCCGGGCCTTCGCCGACCAACAGTAATTTACACGGTATTTTTTCGCGCACGCGCGCGAAAATGCGCACCACATCGCTGACGCGCTTGACCGGGCGGAAATTGGAGGCATGCACCACGAGGCTTTCCCCGTGCGGGGCAAACATTTCGCGCTTGCACGGTCCGGCTTTCGCCGGCCGGCCCTTTTTGATATCGATGAAATTATAAATGCGGCGAATGTCGCGCTTAATATTGAATTCGTCTTTGGTGCGCTTGACCAGATAATCGGATACGGCCGTCACGCCGTCGGATTGTTCAATACTAAATTTGATCACACTATAAAAAGATTTATCTGTGCCCAGCAACGTGATGTCCGTGCCGTGCAACGTCGTGATGACTTTCAGTTTTGCGGAGCCGACGATGTGTTTGGCCAGATACGCTGCCGTCGCATGCGGCACAGCATAATGCGCATGAATGATGTCCAGGTCATACTCTTGTGCCACATCAACGACTTTATTGGTCAGCCCGATGTCATAGGGCGGATATTTGAACAACGGATACGTGGCAACATCGACTTCGTGAAAAAAAATGCGCGGATGAAACTCGCGCAGGCGAAACGGCATGGCGTGACTGATAAAATGCACTTCATGCCCGCGTTGCGCAAGCGCCATGCCCAGCTCAGAGGCCACCACGCCGGAGCCGCCGAGCGTGGGATAACTAATCATGCCTATTTTCATTGCTGTCGTCTCTTAGATGCGAATCTTCAGGCTGACTCTTGTCAACCCTCAACAAACCTTCTATCGTTCAGCTCATGCGATCTCATGTCATTGCGCGCGCAGCGAACGCGCCAGCAGACCAATGCCGCCAACCAGCAGGATCAACATCACCAGCGTGTTGAACAAACTGGTGGGGCGAAAGTAAATATTGAGATGCGTAAGAATGCCGGCGAAAATAATGACCACGCCCGCAATCGTCAACAGCCAGCCGAGCATCGAGCTGCCATTGAAGAACAGCAGGCCAACGCCGAACAAAAACGGTATCAGCGAAAGTCCGAAAGCGCTGACGCCGAAAAAATGCCAAAACCCGCTCGTCACCGTCACTTGGTTCGTCAACAAATAGCCGCCGGCAACCGCCATTACGAAGCCGAGAAAAAATTTGCCGACGCCGCCGGAGGTGCCGCCGGCGCCTTGAGGAAATTGCATGCTAGGACTCTCCGCTAAAAAACCGATCAAACTTATTCAGGGAATTGCATCTTCGCACCAGGCGCCAAACGCGGCCACCGGATCATCGAGCCGCACGCTCTCGCGCACGATGAACGCTTCGCCGTATTTCACGCCAATCATCGCGCCCCAATTGCGGTTTTGCGCGGTGATGAATTCCAAAAACTCCGGGCGTGAAATAATGGTGCGCTCGGCGCCGTATTTGTGCATGTTCTCGCCATGAAATTGCGATTCATGAGCCAACACCGCGCGCATTTTTTCTTCAAAGGTATCCGAAATATCCACAATGAAACTCACGGAAATCTCGTAGCGCTCGGGCGTATACAACACGCGATAAGGCCGCCACGGCCGCTTGAGTTCATCCGGCGCTTCACTCGCTCCAACCAGCGGGCTGAGATCGAGATTCTTCAAGCCGGCAATCATTGCGGCATCGCGCACCAAGTGCGAGGCATGAATGTGATCCGGATGGCGCGCCTGCCAATGCATCGTTGCCACCACGCGCGGCTGCAATTGCCGGATGATGCGCACAAGTTTGAGGCGGTTGATCTGAGTTTCTTCGATACCGGCATCGGGAATATCGAGCATGCCGTGTTGCGACACGCGCATGATCTGCGCGGCGGCATCGTACTCGCGCTGGCGAATCTCGGGCGTGCCGCGCGTGCCGCTTTCGCCGCGCGTGAGCGTGAAGGCGGCCGTGCGATAACCCATTTTTGCGAGCTTGATCAACGTGCCCGCGCAGCCCAATTCAATGTCGTCGGGATGCGCGGCCAGGGCAAGAAAATCGATGGACATGTTCTTTCTATGATTCAACCAAATGGAATTCGCCCAGCAATTGCTTTGCTTCCTGCAAATCCGCCGTGTCAAAGCCTTCCGTGAACCAATGGTAAATTTCCGATAAGAACGCGGTTGCTTCAGCGGCTTTGCCCTGTTTTTGCCACAAGCGGCTCAAGCTCATGGCGGCGCGCAATTCCCAGGATTTGGCGCGCTGCTGTTGCGCCACCGTGAGGGCTCGCCGAAAGCATTCTTCCGCTTGCTGCTGCTGCGCGGGCAACAAACCGTTGAATTTGCCGCTGTCAGATTGCATCAACAAAAGCTCGCCTTTGATGCGCCATTGCTCGGCTTCAATGTGGCGCTCACCGCCGTTCTTCACCATCTCGATGGCCTCGTCAATGATTTGCAGGCCTTCTTCGACACGCCCCATTTTGCCATAAGCCAATGCGCGTTGCGCCAGGCCCGCAGCTTCTCCAATTTGCGCGCCGCCGGCGTGCAAATGCGCCACGGCTTGATCGATCAGGGCCAACGCTTCGTCATGCTGGCCGCGCTCAAAAAGCGCGCTGCCTTTCTGAATTTCTCCGCAAGCGCGCCAAAACGGAAAACCCTGCTCTTCCGCCAATGCGATCAATCGTTCTGCGCGCTCGAGCATCATGTGCTGTTCCCGGCGCAAATAATGCAAATCTCCATTGAAGTTGAGCGCGAGCGCCAGCGTGAATGGATGCGCGAGTTTTTCCGCCAATGCCAGCGCGTCATTGCTGCGTTGCAATGCTTGTTCGGGATAACCGAGCATCCACAAAGCGGCGGCAAGATACGACAGGCAAACCACGCCCGGGTCTTCGCCATATTCAAAAGCGTCCGTGCGATGCTCCGAAGGCTGATAAAGCTCGAGCGCTTTCGTTAAGTGTTCTTGCGCCCGCGCCAGTTCGCCCCAACTGGCCAGCGTCACGCCCAGCGTCAGATGGCCGGTCAACAACAGCTCGGCGTTCTGCTTTTTTTGCGCCAGCCGCATGCACTCCTGCGCCAAGGCCAGGGCTTTTTCAAAATCAGCGCGGACCAACGTGCCTTTCCACAACCCCAGCATGCTCGAAGATTGGCGCGGTGAATACTCGACGCGTTCACAAAGCTCGCGCGCGCGATGGTAGATTCGTTCGATTTCCGGGGCGGTGTAACCCTTGGTCGCTGCAGTCGCAACGCCCAAATACGTCAACAACTCAAGCTCGAGCTGATCGCGTTGCGCGTTTTCCGGCAGCGTGTTCAACAAGTCCAATCCCCGCGTCAAATGGCTGATGGCTTCGATATTCGCCGAGCGCTGGATCGCGTTTTCGCCGGCCCATTGCCAGTAGGCGATCGCGGTTTCGATCAGGCCGGCTTCGGTGTAATGATGGGCGAGCAGCTCGGGCTGGTCGGAGGCCGTGTCATAAAATTTTTCCACCAGCGTTTGCGCAATGCGTTGATGATAATACTGCCGCCGGCTTTTCAGCAAGGTTTGATACGCGGCTTCCTGAATCAGGGCATGCTTGAAAACATACGTGGCGCCGTGTCCGTTGGGATGAGGATTTTCATAAAGCAGTTCGGCCTTGACCAACTGCGCCAGACCCTGTTGCAGCGTGGTTTCCTCCACCAGAGCCACAGCACTCATCAATTCAAAGGAAAATTCGCGCCCGAGAGTGGCGGCCAATTGCGCCACTTCTTTAACCGGCGCCAGGCGGTCAAGCCGTGCCATCAACGAGTCCTGCAGCGTGGCCGGAATGGCAAGCGGCGGCAGCGCGCCGTTCAATTCGAAATGATTATTGTCTTCCCGCAGCATACCGGATTCCAACACCATCTTGGTGAGTTCTTCCACGAACAAGGGGATGCCGTCGGTTTTGGTCACGATTTGCCGCAGCACGGGCGCGGGCAGCATTTTTGCGCCGGTCACCTGCGCCACCATCGTTTCAACTTGATCTTGTGTGAGGCGGTTGAGGTTGATTTGCACGACATCAGGACTTTCGCCCCACGGCGGCATAAACTCCGGACGCGAGGTGAACAACGCCAGCAAACGCGCGGTTTGGGTGGATTGCAGCAGCAGGTTAAGCATATCGAGCGTGGAAGGATCGGCCCAATGCAAATCTTCAACCACAAGAACCACGGGCTGCTGCTGCGCCATCTCCATCAAAATGGCCAGCCATGCTTCCAGGGTTTTCTGTTTCAGGCGATGAGGATTCAGTTTCGGCGGGTTGTAACAATCTCCCAGAGGCACGGAAAGCAGCCCCGCAAACAGTGGTAACGTTTCAGAAGCCGGTTGTTGATAATGGCTGAGCCAATTCTCGAGCTTTTTGGTTTTAACGTCACAGGCGTCCTCCCGGCGAAAATCAAGCACGCGCTGCAACCATTCGATCAAGGGATGCAATGCGCTGTTTTGAAAATAAGGCGAGCCGTGACACTCCAACCAGAGATGCGGCTCATGGGCAAGCTGTTGTTTGAACGCATGCAACAAACGCGATTTTCCAATACCGGCTTCGCCGTTGAGCAGCACGGCCTGCCGTTCGCCGCTTTTGACGCGCTGCCATGCCGCGACCAGTTCCTGCAATTCTTTATGCTTGCCCACCAGCGGCGTCAAGCCGGCATTCATGGTCGCCTCAAGACGATTGTGCGCGCCGCTTTCGTTCAACACGCGAAAGATTTCAAGCGGCGGCACAATGCCTTTCAACACCCGCATGCCTTGCGACTGCTGCTTGAAAAAGCCTTGCACGAGATGATGCGTTGCCGAGCTGATCACCACGGTATTCGGCTCTGCAAAACCCTGCAACCGCGCAGCGATATTCGGCGCCGTGCCCAGCGCAAGCTGCTCGCGTTTTGCGCCGCCGCCCATTTCACCGATCACCACCAAACCGGTATGAATGCCGACGCGCACCGCCAGGCTTTCATGAAAATCCCGCTGCAAACGTTCATTGAGCTTTTGCGTCGCGTCGACGATTTCCAAACCGGCGCGCACAGCGCGGCGCGCATCATCTTCATGCGCGACCGGATAGCCAAAATAAACCATAACGCCGTCGCCGAGGTATTGCGCGATATGGCCGTCAAAACGATTAACGGTGTCCGCACAGGCTTTTTGATACTGCTGCACCACTTCGCGCAACTCTTCAGGATCGAGTTTCGTCGCGAGCGCCGTCGAGCCGACCAAATCACAAAACATCACGGTGAGCTGCCGGCGTTCGGCCTCCGGAACTTTGGCCGCAACACGATTCCTGGTCTCAACATTTTCACCTGGACCGGGGTGGGAAGAAACCGGCTCCGTCAGGCGAGTGCCGCATTGGCCACAAAATTTAAATTGTGCAGGATTGACAAAGCTGCAATTGGGACAAAGCACGGGCAGAGGCGCGCCGCATTCGCCGCAATACTTCAGCTTATCCGAGTTCTCAAAACCACAATTGGAACACTGCATGCTTTGTCAACTCCCATCGTTCAGGCAATATATGGTTGGGTGAAAACTTAGGCTTCGACAGGCACAGGCTTCGACAGGCTCAGGCTTCGACAGGCTCAGGCTTCGACAGGCACAGGCTTCGACAGGCTCAGGCTTCGACAGGCTCAGGCTTCGACAAGCGCAGGCTTCGACAGGGGCAGGCTTCGACAAGGGCAGGCTTCGACAAGCTCAGCCCACGTCACCAGCTCAGCCCGCGTGGCGCCCAAAAGTTTTCACACGGCCGCTGACTATTTTCGAATTTGCGCCTGACTGGCGGCAAGATAGCCTTGTTTGCCGTCAGGTAGCTTAACTTTAAACCAATCCTTCGAAGATTCGAGCAACTCCAGTTCGATGCCGCCCGGCACCTTGACCACGGTGGCGCTGGCAGCATTCGGTTCGGCCTTGATGTCAAGGCGGATCGAACCTGAGCCTTTGGTCACGACTTTCGTCACCGTGGCGGATTTCAACTCCGCCTGCGTAGCGCTGAATTCATGCTCTTGCAAAACGATGCCCAGCGTGTTGAGTTGATCCCAAAAAGTTGTTTGCTTGGCAATGCGCTTCTGCGCGTCGCGATATTTGCCTTCGTCGCTTTTGAGGCTGAAGGCGAAATTGTATTTTTCCTGCGCCTTCTTAAAATTGCCCACTGCCTCGTGCAACACGCCGGCATTGAAATTCGCCGCGTGATTGTAGGGATCCTGCTCGACGATCGCGGCAAACTGCAAATAGGCGGTGCTGAGATCGTAGTCTTTAATCGCCTGCTTGGCAATGTCGGTGTGGCGCTTGTAATCTTTGCCCATGTCGTATTCAAATTTGAGCTTTTGCAAGGCGAATTCCGGCGCGAAATAGTCAACCAACTCATCGGCGACTTTTTCCAGACATTGATCAACCAGCGCCTCCGGCAAGGGCAAATCGCCGTAATCGCCTTCACATTTCTTCTTTTCCTGCTTCTCCTGGCCGTCTTTCGTGCCGATCACTTCGCCGGTTTCCACTTTGATGATGCGAATCGAGGCGCTGACATTGGCCTGGCGCTTTTCGCAATCAACCTGATACTTCTTCTTGTCCTTCTCGCGTTCTTCTTTCAGCCAGCGATCTTGAAAGGAAACATTGACATTGCCCATGACGATGGCATCGACGCCCAATACCCGGCCCACTTGCGCTGCGGAGGCTTCATCGACCACGCCGGTTTGCGAGAGCTGCAACTCATTCATCACTTGTTGAATTTGCGAGCGCTCGACTACACGGAAAATATTGGTAAACGCGCCGGACTGAAAGCTTTTACCCTCTTTCGAGCCAAGCCCCAGGAAGCCCGAGCTGACGTTGCCGACGCCGCGATCGCTTTTGATCAACGCACCGGTCATCAAGTCCGACAATTTGCGGCCCGCATCGTTGAAGCGCGTTTTGTTGCGCTCGGCTGCGGCGCTTTTTTCGACTGCGCCCAGGATTTTGTCAAATGTGTTTTTTTTGCCGCTCGGCGCGTCGTCTTCCGCGTAGCTCGAAGTGACGCTGAAATCGGCGATGGCGATCTGCTTGACGCCGGCGAGGATTTGATCCGGCGGGGTCAGGACGAAACACTGCAAATCCTGGCTCGTGGCCGGCTTGACCGCCAATAAACAGACGAATAAGAACCACAGGAAATACCAACGGTTTGTTTGAGACAACATGGCCTCCTCCTTCTCAGGTTTACTTTAGAAATGATACCTGCACACAGCTCCACTTCTCGCCCCCATCGCGAAACCCGAACATTCATCTCACAACTCAATGACTTGATGATCAAAATTCTGCAACTCCATTTCATCAAGAATCTGCCGCACGACATTTTTGCCGTATTTGCACAAAAAGGGAACAATATTGAACTCGCGTTCCTGCAAGCGCTGCTGTGGAAACAAGGCATGGGACGCTTTCATGATTTGCTGCTGCAATGTTTCGTTTTGGCGTTTGGAGGTTTGCAATAATTTGTTTTCGATGATTTCCAGTTGATGGAAAATTTTGCCGCGTTCTTTATCAATGAAACCGGCAAGCGTCGGGTCAAGCGCAACAGCGCGTTGCTTCAACTCATCGAGTCTGCCGCCGAGCATATCTCGCGCTGCCGCCACCGGCTCAAATAAACCCTCCGGAGCTTCCTGGCGGGCGACGCGCGTCACTAAATCCTCCGGCCGGCTCCAGAATTCACGCAACGATAAATCATACTTTTCCATCACGCGTTTCACTTTCGCTTCGAGCAGCGTCAGCGACTTGCGCGGGAAGATGGCGGGCATCAACACACCGAAGCTTTCGTAAACGCCGCGTAATTGCGCAAAATAAGAAATTTCGCCCGG contains:
- the bshA gene encoding N-acetyl-alpha-D-glucosaminyl L-malate synthase BshA, which codes for MKIGMISYPTLGGSGVVASELGMALAQRGHEVHFISHAMPFRLREFHPRIFFHEVDVATYPLFKYPPYDIGLTNKVVDVAQEYDLDIIHAHYAVPHATAAYLAKHIVGSAKLKVITTLHGTDITLLGTDKSFYSVIKFSIEQSDGVTAVSDYLVKRTKDEFNIKRDIRRIYNFIDIKKGRPAKAGPCKREMFAPHGESLVVHASNFRPVKRVSDVVRIFARVREKIPCKLLLVGEGPERLFVQQLVKELRLRDDVSFLGSVDYLEEILYCADLFLLPTEQESFGLVALEAMNCGVPVIGTDAGGLPEVIEHGKNGFLLPVGEIAAMAEAASDLLADSAKQIAFSKNARARAELFDIERIMPDWERYYDEVLSAR
- the bshB1 gene encoding bacillithiol biosynthesis deacetylase BshB1, with the translated sequence MSIDFLALAAHPDDIELGCAGTLIKLAKMGYRTAAFTLTRGESGTRGTPEIRQREYDAAAQIMRVSQHGMLDIPDAGIEETQINRLKLVRIIRQLQPRVVATMHWQARHPDHIHASHLVRDAAMIAGLKNLDLSPLVGASEAPDELKRPWRPYRVLYTPERYEISVSFIVDISDTFEEKMRAVLAHESQFHGENMHKYGAERTIISRPEFLEFITAQNRNWGAMIGVKYGEAFIVRESVRLDDPVAAFGAWCEDAIP